A window of the Hevea brasiliensis isolate MT/VB/25A 57/8 chromosome 6, ASM3005281v1, whole genome shotgun sequence genome harbors these coding sequences:
- the LOC110666554 gene encoding E3 ubiquitin-protein ligase DIS1 isoform X3, producing MASGNPFLDDVRSKPEVIDPPQNEDMMDVGESVNDSAQTALKPNVTVSSSVRELLECPVCLNAMYPPIHQCSNGHTLCSGCKPRVHNRCPTCRHELGNIRCLALEKVAASLELPCKYQSFGCVGIYPYYSKLKHESQCVYRPYNCPYAGSECTVIGDIPFLVAHLKDDHKVDMHNGSTFNHRYVKSNPHEVENATWMLTVFSCFGQYFCLHFEAFQLGMAPVYIAFLRFMGDDNEAKNYSYSLEVGGNGRKMIWQGVPRSIRDSHRKVRDSFDGLIIQRNMALFFSGGDRKELKLRVTGRIWKEQ from the exons ATGGCATCTGGCAATCCTTTTTTGGATGACGTGAGAAGTAAACCGGAGGTTATTGATCCTCCTCAAAATGAAGACATGATGGATGTTGGTGAAAGTGTGAATGATTCTGCTCAGACGGCTTTGAAACCTAATGTGACTGTGTCCAGCAGTGTACGTGAGCTATTAGAGTGCCCTGTGTGCTTAAATGCTATGTATCCTCCTATTCATCAG TGTTCAAACGGCCATACATTATGTTCCGGCTGCAAACCCAGGGTTCATAATAGGTGCCCCACCTGCAGGCATGAACTTGGTAACATCAGATGTCTTGCATTAGAGAAGGTTGCTGCATCCCTTGAACTTCCATGTAAATATCAGAGTTTTGGGTGCGTGGGCATATATCCATACTACAGCAAGCTAAAACATGAATCTCAATGTGTTTATAGACCATATAACTGTCCCTATGCTGGATCAGAATGCACAGTGATTGGTGATATTCCTTTTCTGGTGGCCCATTTAAAGGATGATCACAAAGTTGACATGCATAATGGTAGCACTTTCAATCATCGATATGTCAAATCAAATCCACATGAAGTTGAGAATGCAACATGGATGCTAACG GTTTTTAGTTGCTTTGGTCAGTACTTTTGTCTACATTTCGAAGCTTTCCAGCTTGGGATGGCCCCTGTCTACATAGCATTCTTGCGGTTTATGGGTGATGACAATGAGGCAAAGAACTACAGCTACAGCCTTGAGGTGGGCGGGAATGGAAGGAAGATGATATGGCAAGGAGTGCCTAGGAGCATAAGGGACAGCCATCGGAAGGTTCGTGACAGTTTTGATGGTCTCATCATTCAGCGCAATATGGCTCTTTTCTTCTCTGGTGGAGACCGGAAGGAATTGAAACTTAGGGTGACTGGTAGGATTTGGAAAGAGCAGTGA
- the LOC110666554 gene encoding E3 ubiquitin-protein ligase DIS1 isoform X2 produces the protein MIGHTIMASGNPFLDDVRSKPEVIDPPQNEDMMDVGESVNDSAQTALKPNVTVSSSVRELLECPVCLNAMYPPIHQCSNGHTLCSGCKPRVHNRCPTCRHELGNIRCLALEKVAASLELPCKYQSFGCVGIYPYYSKLKHESQCVYRPYNCPYAGSECTVIGDIPFLVAHLKDDHKVDMHNGSTFNHRYVKSNPHEVENATWMLTVFSCFGQYFCLHFEAFQLGMAPVYIAFLRFMGDDNEAKNYSYSLEVGGNGRKMIWQGVPRSIRDSHRKVRDSFDGLIIQRNMALFFSGGDRKELKLRVTGRIWKEQ, from the exons ATTGGCCACACAATCATGGCATCTGGCAATCCTTTTTTGGATGACGTGAGAAGTAAACCGGAGGTTATTGATCCTCCTCAAAATGAAGACATGATGGATGTTGGTGAAAGTGTGAATGATTCTGCTCAGACGGCTTTGAAACCTAATGTGACTGTGTCCAGCAGTGTACGTGAGCTATTAGAGTGCCCTGTGTGCTTAAATGCTATGTATCCTCCTATTCATCAG TGTTCAAACGGCCATACATTATGTTCCGGCTGCAAACCCAGGGTTCATAATAGGTGCCCCACCTGCAGGCATGAACTTGGTAACATCAGATGTCTTGCATTAGAGAAGGTTGCTGCATCCCTTGAACTTCCATGTAAATATCAGAGTTTTGGGTGCGTGGGCATATATCCATACTACAGCAAGCTAAAACATGAATCTCAATGTGTTTATAGACCATATAACTGTCCCTATGCTGGATCAGAATGCACAGTGATTGGTGATATTCCTTTTCTGGTGGCCCATTTAAAGGATGATCACAAAGTTGACATGCATAATGGTAGCACTTTCAATCATCGATATGTCAAATCAAATCCACATGAAGTTGAGAATGCAACATGGATGCTAACG GTTTTTAGTTGCTTTGGTCAGTACTTTTGTCTACATTTCGAAGCTTTCCAGCTTGGGATGGCCCCTGTCTACATAGCATTCTTGCGGTTTATGGGTGATGACAATGAGGCAAAGAACTACAGCTACAGCCTTGAGGTGGGCGGGAATGGAAGGAAGATGATATGGCAAGGAGTGCCTAGGAGCATAAGGGACAGCCATCGGAAGGTTCGTGACAGTTTTGATGGTCTCATCATTCAGCGCAATATGGCTCTTTTCTTCTCTGGTGGAGACCGGAAGGAATTGAAACTTAGGGTGACTGGTAGGATTTGGAAAGAGCAGTGA